A region of Mesorhizobium sp. M3A.F.Ca.ET.080.04.2.1 DNA encodes the following proteins:
- a CDS encoding alpha-ketoacid dehydrogenase subunit beta, translating to MPRKTMIEAIRDAMDVSMARDERVIVYGEDVGFFGGVFRCTQGLQAKYGKSRCFDAPISESGIVGSAIGMAAYGLKPCVEIQFADYMYPAYDQLTQEAARLRYRSNGDFTCPIVVRMPTGGGIFGGQTHSQSPEALFTHVSGLKTVVPSNPHDAKGLLIAAIEDPDPVIFLEPKRLYNGPFDGHHDRPVTPWSKHALGEVADGHYTVPLGQAAIRRPGAAVTVIAYGTMVYVAQAAAEETGIDAEIIDLRTLLPLDLDTIVASVKKTGRCVVVHEATLTSGFGAELVALVQENCFYHLEAPVARVAGWDTPYPHAQEWEYFPGPARVGRALVETMEA from the coding sequence ATGCCGAGAAAGACCATGATCGAGGCGATCCGCGACGCCATGGATGTCTCCATGGCACGCGACGAGCGCGTCATCGTCTATGGCGAGGACGTAGGCTTCTTCGGCGGCGTCTTCCGCTGCACGCAAGGGCTGCAGGCGAAGTATGGCAAAAGCCGCTGCTTCGATGCGCCAATCAGCGAATCCGGCATCGTCGGTTCGGCCATCGGCATGGCGGCGTATGGGCTCAAGCCCTGCGTCGAGATCCAGTTTGCCGACTACATGTATCCGGCCTACGACCAGCTGACGCAGGAAGCGGCGCGGCTGCGCTACCGTTCGAACGGCGATTTCACCTGCCCGATCGTGGTGCGCATGCCGACCGGCGGCGGCATTTTCGGCGGCCAGACGCACAGCCAGAGCCCGGAAGCGCTGTTCACGCATGTCTCCGGCCTGAAGACGGTGGTGCCGTCCAATCCGCATGACGCCAAGGGGCTGCTGATCGCGGCGATCGAGGATCCGGACCCGGTGATTTTTCTCGAGCCGAAGCGGCTCTACAACGGCCCCTTCGACGGTCATCACGACCGGCCGGTGACGCCGTGGTCGAAGCACGCGCTCGGCGAGGTTGCCGACGGCCACTACACGGTTCCGCTCGGCCAGGCGGCGATCCGCCGGCCGGGCGCGGCGGTCACCGTGATCGCCTACGGCACCATGGTCTATGTCGCGCAGGCCGCTGCCGAGGAGACCGGCATCGATGCCGAAATCATCGATCTCAGGACATTGCTGCCGCTCGACCTCGACACCATCGTCGCCTCGGTGAAGAAGACCGGCCGCTGCGTGGTGGTGCATGAGGCGACGCTGACTTCGGGCTTCGGCGCCGAGCTGGTCGCGCTGGTGCAGGAGAACTGCTTCTACCATCTGGAGGCCCCGGTGGCGCGAGTCGCCGGTTGGGACACGCCTTATCCGCATGCGCAGGAGTGGGAATATTTCCCCGGCCCCGCACGGGTCGGGCGGGCGCTCGTCGAGACCATGGAAGCCTGA
- a CDS encoding 3-methyl-2-oxobutanoate dehydrogenase (2-methylpropanoyl-transferring) subunit alpha codes for MADAGMLRFHVPEPEVRPGGTPDFSNVTIAKAGSVPRPEIDVDPRSIRDMAFSIIRVLNRAGEAVGPWAGLLTDEELLEGLRNMMTLRTFDQRMQMAQRQGKTSFYMQHLGEEAVSTAFRKALKPGDMNFPTYRQAGLLIADGYPMVMMMNQIYSNEADPLKGRQLPIMYSSKEHGFFSISGNLATQYIQAVGWAMASAISNDSRIAAAWIGDGSTAESDFHSALVFASTYKAPVILNVVNNQWAISTFQGIARGGAGTFAARGLGFGIPALRVDGNDYLAVHAVAKWAAERARSNLGPTLVEYVTYRAGAHSSSDDPSAYRPKAESDAWPLGDPIIRLRNHLIHKGVWSEQRHTQAEAEILETVIAAQKEAESHGTLHAGGKPSTRDMFEGLYAVMPPHLRRQRQQAGV; via the coding sequence ATGGCCGATGCTGGAATGTTGCGCTTTCATGTGCCCGAGCCCGAGGTTCGGCCCGGCGGCACGCCCGATTTCTCCAATGTGACCATTGCCAAGGCAGGCTCGGTGCCGCGTCCGGAGATCGATGTCGATCCGCGCAGCATCCGCGACATGGCCTTCTCCATCATCCGGGTGCTCAACCGTGCCGGCGAAGCGGTCGGTCCGTGGGCCGGGCTGCTCACCGACGAGGAGCTGCTCGAAGGCCTGCGCAACATGATGACGCTGAGGACCTTCGACCAGCGCATGCAGATGGCGCAGCGCCAGGGCAAGACCTCCTTCTATATGCAGCATCTCGGCGAGGAGGCGGTGAGCACCGCCTTCCGCAAGGCGCTCAAGCCCGGCGACATGAATTTTCCGACCTACCGGCAGGCCGGACTGCTCATCGCCGACGGCTATCCCATGGTCATGATGATGAACCAGATCTATTCCAACGAGGCCGATCCGCTGAAAGGCCGGCAGCTGCCGATCATGTATTCGTCGAAGGAGCACGGCTTCTTCTCGATTTCCGGCAATCTGGCGACGCAATACATCCAGGCGGTCGGCTGGGCGATGGCCTCGGCGATCTCCAACGACTCGCGCATCGCCGCCGCCTGGATCGGCGATGGCTCGACGGCGGAGTCCGATTTCCATTCGGCGCTGGTCTTCGCCTCGACCTACAAGGCGCCGGTCATCCTCAATGTCGTCAACAACCAGTGGGCGATCTCGACCTTTCAAGGCATTGCCCGCGGCGGCGCCGGCACTTTCGCGGCGCGGGGCCTCGGCTTCGGCATCCCGGCCCTGCGCGTCGACGGCAACGACTACCTCGCCGTTCATGCGGTGGCCAAGTGGGCGGCCGAGCGCGCGCGCAGCAATCTCGGGCCGACGCTGGTCGAATATGTCACCTACCGCGCCGGTGCGCATTCGAGCTCGGACGATCCGTCCGCCTACCGGCCGAAGGCGGAATCCGACGCCTGGCCGCTCGGCGACCCCATCATCCGGCTGAGAAACCATCTCATCCACAAAGGCGTCTGGTCCGAGCAGCGCCACACCCAGGCGGAAGCCGAGATCCTCGAGACGGTGATCGCGGCGCAGAAGGAGGCCGAGAGCCACGGCACGTTGCATGCCGGCGGCAAGCCGTCGACTCGCGATATGTTCGAAGGGCTCTATGCCGTGATGCCGCCGCATCTCAGGCGCCAGCGCCAGCAGGCGGGGGTCTGA